GATCCTCGGTGGTGCCCTTCTTGGGAATCAGCACGGAGCCACGCTTCGAGAACATCCATCCCACGCAACCCGTTTCGCCGAGATTCCCGCCATGCTTGCTGAACATGTGACGGATATCCGAGACGGTGCGGTTCTTGTTGTCCGTGGCAACTTCCACCACCATGGCTACTCCATGTGGTCCGTAGCCCTCGTAGGTGAATTCTTCAATGACCAGTCCGGGAAGTTCTCCCGTTCCGCGTTGAATGCCGCGCTTGATATTGTCCTGCGGCATGTTCTCGGCTTTGGCGGCCAGAAGGGCCGTGCGCAGCCGTGGATTGGCCGCCGGATCGCCACCGCCATTGCGCGCCGCAATGGTGATTTCCTTGACTAGTCTTGTGAAAATGCGTCCGCGCTTGGCATCGGTGGCGCCTTTCTTATGCTTGATTGTGGCCCATTTGGAATGGCCTGACATGATTGCGTCTCTCCTGTTATGGGGCTTTCATCCCGATGGGAATGGGCCCATTGGACCGCCGCCGCCGGAACTCATCGATTGAAAAATACAGTCTAACATTGCGAAGCATCGGAGACAAGCCGCCCGCTCCAGAACCGCTTGACAACATGGCTGATTTGTCCGAGCATGGGGAAGGTCTAGTCGTCCGAGATGGCGGATTCATTAGTTTGGAATGATTTGCGCATTACGCTAGGTGAAGTCGCGCGGATTAATGGGCGCGCATAATTATATGTAATGTTGAAGTTGTGTTCACGCGGCAAAGAAGTTTTCTGGGCCGCAAGTTAAGACTTTGATCGGACACAGGTTTTTCCTGGCGACAACGCCAGAAGAGTTTCACGGGGCAGAATCGTTTACAGGGAGAAATCATGACAAATCAACTACGTAAGCTGAGTGGCTGGCTGCTCGCCGCAATCTTTGCGGTCTCGACCAGCATGGCGCAGTTGCCCACGGCAACAATTTCAGGCACGGTCAAGGACGCCTCCGGCGCCACGATTCCTGGCGCTACGGTTACGGTCATCAGCACCGAGACCGGCCAGACGCGCACCGCGCCGGCCGGCAATGACGGATCATTCCGTTTTCCTGCATTGTCGGTAGGCACCTATGACATTCGCGCCGAACAGACCGGTTTCCAGAGCAAAATCCAGCAGGGCCTGCGCATCGCCGTCGGCGACGAAGCGGTGCTGAGCATCTCGCTGGAAGTCGGCTCGGTAACCGAGTCAGTGAGCGTAACGGCTGAGGCGCCGATCGTCAATACGACGTCCGGATCGCTGGGTAATCTGGTGAGCGCGGAAACCATCGCCAACCTGCCGCTCGACGGACGTAATTTCAATGATCTAACTTTGCTGCAGCCGGGCGTTGCGGAAAACCGCGGCACCAGCACCGGCGGCACGCTGAACGGCGCGCAGTTTTCGAGCAACGGCGCTCCGACGCGCTCCAATCTGTTTACCATTGACGGCACGGTGATGAACGACCTGCATAACTCCGGCGCCTCCAGCTCGAATGAGAACTCGCTCGGCGTGGAAGGCATCCGTGAGTATAAGGTTGTTACCAACTCATTCAGCGCGGAGTACGGCCTGACCATGGGCAGCCAGGTGACCATTGTTACCAAGAGCGGCACAAACCAGTGGCACGGATCGGCGCTCGAATTCCTGCGCAACAGCGCGCTGGATGCCCGCAACTGGCCTGATCGCCAGTTGAAGCCAACCGACCCGCGCAATCCGGCCTTCCGCCGCAACAACTTCGGCGGCTCCATCGGCGGCCCGATCAAGCAGGACAAAACCTTCTTCTTTACCACCTATGAAGGTCTGCGCCAGGCGCGCGGCATTACCGATGTGTATGGAGTGCCTACGGAAGAGGCGAAATCCCAGGGCATCCTGCGCAATCAGGCCGGCGTGGTTACCCAAACCGTGGCCATTGCTCCGTCGGTGGTGCCGTATCTGGCATTCTGGCCCACGGCCAACGGCCCATCAACAGGCGCGGGCATTGCTGAATACAGCCGGGCGATTACTGACGTGCAGAAGGAGGAATACGGCCAGTCGCGCCTTGACCATAACCTCTCGTCTTCCGATTCTTTCTTTGGGCGCTATACGATCAACGATTCAAATGACCAACGGCCGGGCATGTTGGAACAAGTGTTCGCTGAATTTCCCACCCGCAATCAGTACCTTACCCTCTCGGACAATCATATCTTCAGTCCATCATTGCTGGGGACTTTCCGGGCGTCGTTCAGCCGGACGCACTCGACGGCCCTCTCGACCATTGATCTGCCTGCCAACCTGGCCTTTCAGCCCGGCAAGCCCATGGGCCCGTTGGGCATCACCAGTGTTTCCAGTTATAGCGGCCCCCCCGGAACCACGCCGGTCGAGCTGAACCAGCGCATCTTCAGCTATAGCGGCGATATGTTCCTGACCAAGGGATCCCATGCGTTGAAGTTCGGCACGCTGATCAACTCCTACCGCCAGCACATGTACAATGACGGCGGCAACAATCCACGCGGGTCATGGACCTTCCCCAGCCTGGCTGCTTTCCTGACGGCTGCCCCGACCCAGTTCGCGGTCCTGACGCCGGGTTCGACATCGGTACGAACCTATGCCTTTAAGACATTTGGTTTCTACTTGCAGGATGATTACCGCATGACCCCCACGCTGACGTTTAACCTGGGACTACGCTATGAGTTCACCAATCAGCCGAATGAAATTCGCGGCAAGAATGCAGCCTTTGTTGATCTGACCCGCGATACCACCGTTACCATCGGCGCGCCGGCGATCCTGAATCCCAGCAAGAAGAACATCAGCCCGCGCTTTGGTTTTGCCTGGGACGTGCAAGGCAACGGCATGACTTCAGTGCGCGGCGGCTTCGGCCTGCTCTATGACGTTGGAGTCTTCGGAACCGCTCTGTTCGTAGGTTCCTCCGGTACGCCGCCCCTCGCCTCCATTTCGACAGTTCTTGCCAATCAAGGCCTGGTGTTCGGGCCGTTCCCGGTTATTCCGGCTGGTCTTGCGGGCAGGGAGCTTCGCACTGTGGACCACCATCTCCAACAGCCGCATCTGCTCTCCTACAACCTGACCATTGAGCGGCAGATGCCGGGCAGTGTCGGATTGACCGTGGCGTATGCGGGTTCACGCGGCATCAATCTGATGCAAACCAAGGAAGGCAATCCTACCTACCCGACCGGCGAGTATGTCAACGGAACTTGTGTCGCCCGGACGGCCTCCTCTCCCGCTTTTGATCCCGCCGCGGCGAACAAATGCTGGACCGCCG
This is a stretch of genomic DNA from Acidobacteriota bacterium. It encodes these proteins:
- a CDS encoding YebC/PmpR family DNA-binding transcriptional regulator, which gives rise to MSGHSKWATIKHKKGATDAKRGRIFTRLVKEITIAARNGGGDPAANPRLRTALLAAKAENMPQDNIKRGIQRGTGELPGLVIEEFTYEGYGPHGVAMVVEVATDNKNRTVSDIRHMFSKHGGNLGETGCVGWMFSKRGSVLIPKKGTTEDQIMGIILDAGAEDLSDEGDTWEVLTPPDAVEAVTNALKAAGVEVASSQVTMVPSTTVKLEGKPAEQMIKFMEALEDQEDVQNSYSNFDIDAAELEKVSGG